Within the Polymorphobacter megasporae genome, the region CAACATCGCCACCTTCAACCCGCTGCGGACCGCGACGCACGAATGGGTCGCGATCGCCCGCGACCTGCGTGCGGCGAAGACATGGCGGGGGCGGTGGATGACGATCGCCGGACCGCCGGGCTGGACCGAGACCGGCGAAGGCAGCACCGCCGATACGATCCGCGCCGCGTGGGAAGCACGGACGGCACCGGCGGAGTAGCGCGGGACGGACCGTGGACTTAACCGGCTTGGCTCTTTCCGCGTCGAAGGTTACACAAGTCCACGCAACGACCGGGTTTCGCGGCGTTTGTCGCCGCCCCACGAAGCGGAAGTCCACACATCACGTCGCTAAAGCGAGGTGATTTCGCTGATCCAAATCATCGTCATCCCCGCGCAGGCGGGGACCCATCAGCCCAACCTTCAGTGGTGATGGGTCCCCGCCTGCGCGGGGATGACGGGTAGGAAATGCGGCCCTCCCAGTGCGTCCGATGCCCCTTCCCGGCCCGAAGGTTACACAAGTCCACACAACGACCGGGTTTTTCGCCGAAACCTCGCCGCCCCTCTCCCACGACAGTCCATTAAGTCCACACGACGGCGGCATTCCGGCGCGGCCTCGATCCAGCAATGAGAAAGAGCGTGTCGCGGCAAAATACACGCCGACTCGACGCCGCGATCATAGCCGATCGCAGGTCCTGTAGGACAGCGTGGGCGGAAGCACGCCGGTCGGGGCGACGGCAATGCCGCCCCGATCGCGGCCCCTAAGGCTTGCGGAAGCGCAATGCGAACTGGTCGGTATGTCCACGGATCGACGGATCGAACACCGCCTTCGTGTGATCGTCGGCAGGGTTGACCAGCGCCTTGCTCTCGCCGTCGAGGACGAAGCCGGCGGCAATGACTTCGGCCTTGACCACCGCGGGATCGATCCGGTGGAGCGTCTTGGTCACGTCGGGGGCCGCCCCAGCAGCGGCGGTGTGGTCGATGATGACGTAATAGCCGCCTGGCTTGAGCGCGGCGAACACCGCCTTGTTCGCCCCGGCGACGATCTCGGGCGCGGCATTGTGGAGGTCGTGATAATTCTGTGCGGTCCAGACGACATCGGCGCCCTGCACCGCCGGGTCGAGCAAACCCGCGACCATCGTCACGTCGCCATAGGCGGGCTCGGCGACGATCGACTGCATGTTGGCGACGGTCGCGGGGTCACGGTCGGCGACCTGTTTCGGGATGATCGCGACGACGCTGCCGCCGGGCTTGACCGCAACCGCGAATAGCCGCGTGAAATAGCCCTTGCCCGCGATGAAATCGACGACCTTCTTGCCGTGGTCGACCTTCGCGAACTCGAGCATCTCGACCGGCTTGCGGTCGGCGTCGCGCGCGACGTCGGCGGCGGGACGGTGCGCGTCCTTGACCGCCATTTCGGGGTGCGCCGTCGCGGCAGTCGTGCCGAGCAACATGGCGGCAATCAGGTACGTCGTCGCGCGCATATCGAAACCTCCCAAGTTATTCGCCTGTCGATACCCGATCGTAACGCCGCCGCGAAGGGCTCAACCGGATTTTGGCTTCGCCTCGGCGGCCGTTGCCTCGGGTTCGGGCTCGGCCGCGGGCTTGGGCAGCTGCGCCGCAAAGCGCGCGTCGACCGCCGCCTGGAGGTCGTCCCCGGCGCGCCGGACCAGCGACACGCCCTCGATCGCGACCGCGTCGGAGCGAAGCAGGCGTTCGTGAAGTGTATAGCCGATGTCGTAGACCGCGCGGTCGGTCCGCGTCGCATCGCCGGCGACATAGCTCGTCTCGATCCCGAGCGCGAGCCGGTGCCGCCCGGCGTGGAGCTTGGTTCCCTTGAGCGCGGCGCGAAGCCCGCTTTCGAACCACGCCGCCTCGATCCGCGCATTGCCGGTGGTGTCGACCGCGTCGGCGCGGACGCTCGTGGGGAAGCGGATCGTCTGGGTCTGGATGACGTCGTCGGCCGACGCCGGGTGGAGCTCGATCCGGTCGTGCGCGTCGGACAGCGTGCCGGTCAGGACGAGCGGCTTTTCCTTCGCCGGCGCGGCGGTGGGCGGCTTCGGCGGCGCGACCCGCTCCTCATGCGCATCCCAATAGCTCAGCCCCGAGATCACCAGCGCGGCGATCCCGATAATCTCCCCCATCGTGATCCAGCGGCGGCGGGTACGGGCTTCGGGGGTCTCGGTCATGCGCGGTGTTGTAGCGGACCGACACGGGCCGGGGCCACAAGAATTCCGCGATCACAGCTTTGCATGCGTGCCGATAGCGGAGAAGTCAGATGCAGCTCGATCAGAGATCGGCGGCTGAGCGGCCAGCGACTTTTGCGGGGCGCGACAGCGTTGCGCCGATGAGTTTTTCATAGGCCTCCTCGGGCGCGCCGTAGCTGTCCGACGCGAGGTCGCGCAGCCCGCCGAGGTCGCGCAACGTGACGAAGCCGCGTCGCGTCGCGATCAATCCGGCCCCCGACAGCGAGGCCAGGGCCTCGGTCACGCCCGAACGCCGGACGTTAAGCATCAACGACAGGAATTCGTGGGTCAGGGCGACCTCATCGCCGTCGATCCGGTCGAAACACATCAGCAGCCACCGCGCGAGCCGCTCCTCGACGCTGTGCGCGGCGTTGGACAAGGCCGTGTGCGCGACCTGAACGATGAACGCCTGGACATAGCGCAACAGCAACTGGTTGAGCGTCGGGCTTGCCGCGATCGCCTGCTGCAGGACCAGTGTCGGGATCGAAAAGCCGGTTCCGGCAACCTGGATATAGCATTGTATCGTCGCGGCCGTGCTGCCGAGCAGGGTCGCAATGTCGACGAAGCCGCATCGCCCGATAAAGCCCGACTCACTCTGATGACCGTCGGGCGACATCGCCACGACCGACGCAATCGCGGTTTCGAAGAACCAGTTCGTGGCGATGTCCACGTTCGGCTCGCTCAACGGCTTCTTCGCCGGGAGGTCGACTGTCGTCAGATGCGGCGCGAGCAACGCAAAGTCACCTGGCGACATCGTCCGCAGCAAAAGATTCCGCACGCGCGACTGGTCCGGTGGAATACTCACTGTCATCGCCCCTTGGGGCGAAGGTCGATCGTCGCCGATCGATTCGCCCGGTGCCAGGCGAGTGAACTCTCACGCGGTGGAGCCTCTATAACACTTCCGCAACAAACCAACGTACGGCAACGAACAGATCGGAATGCCGCCGGTCAGCCCTCGTTAACCGCGGCAGCCCTGGCCGGCAGACACACGAGACTGCTTTCCCTCACGCGGCGAGCGGGCGGCGATTGCAGCGCAATGTCATGGATCGTCCGTGTGGCAGCGCGCATCGGGCGCGTCGGGCGCGGGGCGATAGTCGCCGTTGCTGACGCGCGCGACGGCGGCAGGCACGCGCTGCTCGATCATCCGACGCCAGCCGCCCTTGAGGATCGTGCTCACCATCAACCCGCGCGGCCTGCGGAAGCCAGGCTCGAGCGCGGTGATGGAGTCTTGGCGACCTTATTCCCGGCGCGGCCCACCGCCAAAAAAAAGGCCGGATGGTTGCCCATCCGGCCCAGTCTGGTTTCCTTGGGGAGGAACTGGTCAATAGTTGTAGGCGCGCTCTCCGTGCGAGGTGATGTCGAGGCCTTCGCGCTCGGCTTCCTCGGAGGGACGCAGCCCCATCGTCTTGTCGATGATGAAGTAGAGAATGGCGGAACCGATGCCCGACCACAGCAGGGTCAGGACGACCGCCTTCACCTGGATGAACAGCTGCGACACGATGCTGTAGTCCTCGGGCTTGATCGCGGCATAGGGGAACACGGTGTAGTCGATCGTGCCCTGCCCGCCGAGCATCGGCGCGGCGACGACTGCGGTTGCCAGTGCGCCGACGATCCCGCCGATGCAGTGGACCCCGAAGACGTCGAGCGTGTCGTCGTACTTGAACTTCGACTTCACGGTCGAGACGAAGAAGAAGCAGATCGGCGAGACGACGAAGCCGAGGACGATCGACGTCATCGGCGCGGCGAACCCGCTGGCCGGGGTGATCGCCACCAGTCCGGCGACGGCTCCCGAGGCGGCGCCGAGCATCGACGGCTTGCCGTGGACGATCTGGTCGACGAGCGCCCAGCTGATCGCGGCGGCGGCGGTGGCGACGAAGGTGTTGATGAACGCCGTCGCGGTGACGCCGTTCGCTTCGAGGTTCGACCCTGCGTTGAACCCGAACCAGCCCACCCACAGCAGGCTGGCGCCGATCATCGTCATCGTCAGCGAATGCGGCGGGGTGGCTTCCTTGCCGTAACCGAGGCGCTTGCCGATCATGATGCAGCCGACGAGGCCCGCGATCCCGGCGTTGATGTGGACGACGGTGCCACCGGCGAAGTCGAGCGCGCCCATGTTGAACAGGAAGCCCGCGTCGGTCTTGGCATCGGGCAGGAAGTCCGGTCCGGCGAAGTACCAGACCATGTGCGCGATCGGGAAGTAAACGATCGTCATCCACAGCACGACGAAGACCATCAGCGAGGAGAACTTCACCCGCTCGGCGAACGCCCCGACGATCAGCGCCGGGGTGATGCACGCGAAGGTCATCTGGAAGACGACGTACGCATATTCAGGGATGTAGACATTGTTCGAGAAGGTCGCGGCGTAGGTCGACGACGACACGCCCATCAGCATGGCCTTGGACAGGCCGCCGAAGAACTGCGTCGGCCCGGGGGTGAAGGCCTCCGAATAGCCCCAGCAGCACCAGATCACCGCGACGATCGAAACGATCATGAAGACCTGCATCAGCACGCTGAGCATGTTCTTGGTCCGCACGAGGCCACCGTAGAACAGCGCGAGGCCCGGCACCGACATCATCAGCACGAGCAGCGTCGACACGAGCATCCACGACGTGTCGCCCTTGTTCGACATGTCGGCCTGCTGAAGCGCGGTCGGCGCCTTGATCAGCGCCGCGGCGGCCCAGGCGGGCGTCGCCAGCGTGATTGCCGTGACGGCGGCAACCCCCGGCGCGATAAGGTTCTTCAGACTGAGTTTCATGGTTGCCTGCACCCCCTTAAAGCGCGGTTTCGTTGGTTTCGCCGGTGCGGATCCGCACGGCGCTGGCGATATCGGCAACGAAGATCTTGCCATCGCCGATGCTGCCGGTGTGCGCGGTCTGCTGGATCGTCTCGACGACGCTGGCGACCTGCTCGTCGGTGACGACGACCTCGATCTTGATCTTGGGGACCATGTTCGTCGTGTATTCGGCGCCGCGGTAGATTTCGGTCTGCCCCTTCTGGCGGCCGAAGCCCTTGACCTCCGACACCGTCATGCCCTGCACCCCGGCGGCGGTCAGCGCCTCGCGAACCTCGTCGAGCTTGAACGGTTTGATGATCGCGATGACGAGTTTCACTGCTGCCCTCCCGGCCCCTTGAACCCGAAGCGATGCAAGGGCCGTGCCAAAAGCGTTAACGCTGTTGCAACGCAGCAATGGCGGGCGGGAGCGGTAACAATGCGGTGATGAAAAATGTGGCAGCCAGAGCCGGATGCCCGATTATCAGGCGTCGAGCGCGACGATCTCCGGCCACGCTTCGGCAACAGCGGCGGCACCGATGTCGATCAGTTCGTTGGCCTTGGTGAAGTTGCGGACGTGGAAGTGCCCGACCGGGAGCGCGAGTTCGAGGTCGGGCGGGTCGAGCAGCAGCGACTTCCGTGCGAGTTCGGCGAGGAGCAAACTGATCCCGGCGCGGCCGACGCGCATCGGCGTCAGGATGCGCAATCGCGCGGGCAGCCCCTTCTCGGCGCGGCGCAAATAGTCGCCCTGGAGGTTGATCGCGATGACCGGCGCGGTGCTCAAGGCGCGGACGGCGCGGACCGGGACCGGCGTGACGACGCCGCCGTCGACGAGGACCTGCCCGCTGCGGCGGAGTGGCGGGAAGATGCCGGGGATTGCGATCGACGCGCGGACCGCCTCGACGACCGAGCCGCGCGTCATCACGACTTCGTGGCCGGTGATGAGATCGGCGGCGACGACGGCGCACGGGATGAACAGGTCCTGCAGCTCGGCGTGACCGAAATGGCGGAGGAGTTCGCGTGCGACCGCGCGCCCGCCGAGAAGCGAGCCGCGGCGCAAATCGACGTCAATGTAGCGCATCACCTGCCGCCCGCCGGTCGACCGCGCCAGGTCCTCGAGGACGCCGAGGCGGTCGGCAGCGAGGCAGACCGCGGCGATCGCGCCGATCGAGGTTCCCGCGATCGCGTCGATCGTCACGCCACGCGCAGTCAGTTCGCGCAGCACCCCGATATGCGCCCAGCCGAGCCCCGCTCCGCCGCCGAGCGCCAATGCGCGTTTCACGGTGCGGCGTCGTCCGCGACGGCGGCACCAGACGCCTCTGCTGCAGCTTCGAGGTCGTCGAGCAGGGCGCGGGCGGCGGGCTCGTCGGCCTCGTCGACCATCAGCCGGACCCCCGACAGCCCGCTGCCGATGACCGAGGCGATGCCGCCGTCGAACAGCACGGCCTCGATCCCGGCAGTCTCGAGCCGGGCGCGGGCGATCTCGCCCGCCATCCGGTCGAACAGCGTTTCGACGACGACGAGCGCCATCAGGCGGGCACCTCCGACGGCGGGCGCGTCGGCAGGCCGTCGATGCTCCGCGTCCGCGTCTCCCACTTCGCGAGATTCTCGGCGGGGGTCGTCGTTGCATAATGTTTGCGCAGCGTTTGGCGTTCGCGGTCGAAGGTCATCAGCGGCACGGCGTACCCGCACGACGACTGGATCGAGTCGACCGTGATGTCGAAGATCTGCCGGACCCCGGTCTCGATCGTGAACAGGCCGGCAAGATCGGCCCAGTCGGCGTCCTGCGGCAGCACTGCCCGGCCCCGGCCGTACAGCCGGACGATCAGCGCCGAACGGTCGAAGGCGCAGAACATCAGCGTGATCCGGCCGTCTTCGAGCAAATGCGCGTTGGTCTCGTTGCCCGATCCGCCCCAGTCGAGATAGGCGACGCGGTTCGGCCCAAGCACGCGGAAGCTGTCCATCCCCTTGGGGCTGAGATTGATCCGCGCGTCGGGGGCGGCGGTCGCGACGAAGAACACCGGCTGCTTCTCGACAAAGGCGCGGAGCTTGGCGTCGAGCTGGTCGAAAAACTTCACCGCGCCGCTACGCCGCCGTGCCGCCGACCGTCAGGCCCTCGATCAGCAGCGTCGGCTGGCCGACCCCGGCGGGGACGCTCTGCCCGGCCTTGCCGCACGTGCCGACGCCCTCGTCGAGCATCAGGTCGTTGCCGATCGCCTTGACGCGGGTCAGCACGTCGGGGCCGTTGCCGATCAGCGTCGCGCCCTTGATCGGCGCGCCGATGCGGCCGTTCTCGATGCGGTATGCCTCGGTGCAGCTGAAGACGAACTTGCCGCTGGTAATGTCGACCTGCCCGCCGCCGAACGACTTGGCATAGATGCCCGACTTCGCGCGGCTGAGGATTTCGCCGGGATCGTCGCGCCCGCCGAGCATGAAGGTGTTGGTCATCCGCGGCATCGGCGCATGGGCATAGCTTTCGCGGCGGCCGTTGCCGGTCGGGGCGACCCCCATCAGCCGGGCGTTGAGCCGGTCCTGCATATAGCCCTTAAGGATGCCGTCCTCGATCAACACGGTCCGCTCGGTCGGCGTCCCCTCGTCGTCGATCGTCAGCGAGCCGCGGCGCATGTCCATCGCGCCGTCGTCGACGACGGTGACACCCGGAGCGGCGACGCGCTGGCCGATCAGCCCGGCGAACGCGCTGGTACCCTTGCGGTTGAAATCGCCCTCGAGGCCGTGGCCGATCGCCTCGTGGAGAAGGATGCCGGGCCAGCCGGGCCCAAGGACGACGGTCATCTCGCCGGCGGGGGCATCGACCGCGTCGAGGTTGACGAGCGCCTGATGCAGCGCGGAATCGATCGCCGCGTTCCATGTCTCGGGCTTCATCAAATCATCGTAAAGATAGCGTCCGCCGAGGCCGTGGAAGCCGGTTTCGCGGCGGTCGCCGTTGGCGACGACGATCGAAACGTTGAGCCGCACGAGGGGCCGCACATCGCGCGCACGCAGCCCGTCCGCACGGACGATCTCGACGACACTCCACGACCCGAGGAGCGAGGCGGAGACCTGGACAACGCGCGGGTCGCGGGCGCGGGCGGCGGCGTCGATCTGCTGGAGCAGTGCGACCTTCGCGGCGAAGGGAATCGCCGACAGCGGATCGGAGTCGGTGTAAAGCTGGCGGTTGGTCCGCGGCGGCCGGTCGAGGCTCGCGGTCCCGCCGAAGCCCGAACGGACGACCTTGACGGTGTCGGCGGCACGGCGGATCGCGGCGTCGGACAGCTCGTTGGCGTGGGCGAAGCCGGTCGTCTCGCCCGAGACGCCGCGCAGGCCGAAGCCCTGCGTCGTGTCGAAGGTCGCCGCCTTCAGCCGTCCATCGTCGAAGCTGAACGATTCGCTGTTGGCATATTGGAGATACAGCTCGCCGTCGTCGCAGCCGTCGAGCGCCTGCGCGACGAGGCGTTCGGTGCGAACCGGGTCGAGGTCGGTGTCGCGGTAGAAGATCGTGGCGGGATCGGGCATGGTCATAGACGAGATATAGGGCGGCAACCGGGGGAGGGAAGCCATGAGTTTCATTGTCGAGGCGATCGGCCGCGTCGAAGGCGGGCGGATCGAAGCCGAGGACGATGCGTGGGATGCGGTCGCGGCGACGATCATCCTCGACCCGGCCAAGGTCGGCAACGACGCGCTGACCGGGCTCGATGCCTTCAGCCACGTCGAGATCGTCTATTTGTTCGACCAGCTGCCCGAGAGCGCGATCGTCACCGGGGCACGGCGGCCGCGCGGCAACCCCGACTGGCCGATGGTCGGCATCCTTGCGCAGCGCGGGCGCAACCGGCCCAACCGCATCGCGGTGTCGGTCTGCCGGATCGTCGCGGTCGACGGCTTGCGACTGTCGGTCACCGGGCTCGATGCGATCGACGGCACACCGGTGCTCGACGTCAAGCCGGTCCTGCGCGGCTTCATCCCGCGCGGCGACGTTCGCGAGCCCGCCTGGGCGCGCGAAATCATGGCCGATTACTGGTAACCCCGGCGAAGTTGCACGTCAGCGCCCAGCGCTCGCCCGGGCGGTCGAGCTCGATCCGGCTGCAGTGATCGAGGACGTCGCGGCCGATCAGGATCCACGGCGGCTGCTGCTTCTTCTTCGTCGCGGTGACGGTGATCGCATCGTCGTCCTGGTCGGCGCTGCTCGTCCCCGCCTTGGCACGCGCGTCCAACTCCTTCGCGTGCGCCTCGGTGATCCGCGCGGCGGGGGCGACCAGCGGCAGGCCAAGCAATGTTGCGCCCGGCGTCGGGACGACGTGTTCGAACGGCAGCGCGCTGCCGGGGAACGGGTGCCACAGCCCAACCCGGCCGGTCCGCTTGAACATGCCCGCGCTCTCGAGCAGCTGCGCCGCGCGACCGTTGAACAACGTCTCGGGCGAGCGGACATCGAGGATGACGTGGACCTTCTCGCCGCCGATCGACGCGATCATCGCCGCGTCGCCCTTGCCTGCGCGGCTGATGCCATAGACCAACCCGCCCTTGGGCGCGTTCGGCTGGATGATCGTGACATGCTCGGCGGGGAGCGCGAGGAGCGAGATCACCCCGTCGCTGTCGTCGGCGAGCTCCTTGTCGAACCAGATCGTTGGCACCGAGGTTTCGGGTAGGCCGTCGATCGCGATGTCGTAGAGATTGCCGCGGATCAGCGCGCTGCCGCCGGGCATCAGGTTCGACTTGAAGGTCTGCTTGCCGATCAGCGGGAACGCCTTCAGCCGCGCCTTCGTCGCCGCCGGCAGGTTGAGCAGCAGCGCCTTGTCGAAACCGAGCGCGACGCGGACGTTGAGGTCGGTGTGCTTGACCCGCAACCGCGCCATCGGCTGGACCCCGGAGACGATCTCGAAATGGTCGGCTTGGGCAGCCGCAACCGGAGCAGCCCCCAACGCCAAAGCTGTCATCCCGGCGAACGCGGGGAGCCAGTGTCGCAATGCGGTGACTTTGGGTCCCCGCGTTCGCGGGGATGACACTTTGTCAGTCACGTCAGCGTAAATCGGCTGGGCCTCCGGTGAGGATGAAGCGGCGGTCGCAATAGCCGCAGTCGGCGAACCCGCTCGGCCCCATCTGCAGATAGACCAATGGATGGCCGTTCGGGCCGCCCGCCTCGTTGCCGTCGCAGGCGACGCGGGTCGACGTCGTGTAAAACACCTCGGGCGGGGGGATCGTGTCCATGCTCCGCGCTTAGCAAGTCACCGGTTGCGGCGAAAGGGCGCGCTCGAAGCTGTCATCCGATTGTCACCGGCGCGTCACTTCGATGCTGCACCTGCACCCGCAACAAGGGGTAACAATCATGAAGTATCATCTGCTCGCTACCGTCGCCATGCTCGCGGCACCGGTCCTGACCGCATCGGCCTTTGCCGCCGAAACGCCGGCCGCACCGGTCGATACCGCCGCCAGCGCGAGCGCCGACGCCGGCGACATCGGCAGCGACATCGTCGTCACCGCGCAAAAGCGCGCCGAGAAGATTTCGAACGTGCCGATCACGATCACCGCCTATTCGGGCAGCAAGCTGCGCGAGATCGGCGTCACCCAGTTCGACCAGCTGTCGGCGTACGTCCCCGGGTTGAACGTCCAGGAGCAGAGCCCGAACAACCCCGGCTTCGTCATCCGCGGCATCACCTCGGACTCAGGCTCGTCGCAGGGCTCGCCCGCGGTGACGATCTACTTGAACGGCGTCGACGTCAGCCGCTCGCGCGGGTCGTACTTCGACTTGTACGATCTCGAGCGCGTCGAGGTGGTCAAGGGACCGCAGGCGACTCTGTTCGGCACCGCCGCCGCGATCGGCGCGGTCAGCGTCATCACCAACAAGCCGACGAGCGAGTTCGGCGGCGAGCTTCGCGCGGCGTACGGTAACTATAACCAGCGCAAGGTCGACGGCTTCATCAACACCGGCGGCGATGTCCTCAGTGCCCGCCTCGCCTTCGCGGTCAAGCTGCGCGACGGCATCGTCCCGAACATCGCCGGCAGCGCCAATTCGCAGACACCCAACGGCCCGAAGAAGGACGCACTCAACGGCCAGGGCCAGTACGGCGCGCGCGCGTCGGTGCGCTATCACAAGGGCGACCTGCTCATTGATGCGGTCGCGACCTACGACGGCCAGCGCGCGCCCGGCACCGCGTTCAAGTCTGGCACCTATGCCCCGACCAACGGCACGACGTCGCCGTTCAGCTACGCCGAAGTCGCCGGGTCGCCGGTCAGCGCGGCGGTGCTCGGCTATGACGAGCCGCACCTGACGCGCAACGTCTACGACGGCAACATCACCGCGAAATACACCCCCGACGGCCCGTTCAGCTTCACCCAGATCGTCGGCTACCGGAAGTTCGATTCGAACGAAGTATTCGACGCCGACGGCAGCCAGGCCTGGTATCTCGAATTCGCCGAAGACGAGCACGGCGAGCAGGTCAGCAGCGAGAGCCGGATCAACTACGACACCGCGAAATTCCGCGGGTTCGCCGGCTTCACCTTCTTCCACGAGACCGTGTCGCAGCGCGTGCCCTTCTCGACCGAGGAAGGCACCTACCTCCAGTGCGCCGCGAACGTCATCAAGGGCCTCGGCTGCGTCAGCCCGACCGGCGTCGTCACCGCGAGCCAGGCCACCTCGATCCTGACCGGCGGCAAGGCGACGGTCATTCCGTACACCTCGACGTTCGAGAACTTCGGCAAGAGCGACACCTATTCGGCGTTCGCCGACGGCACCTATATCCCGATCCCGCAGCTCGAACTGACGCTCGGCGCGCGGCTGCTGATCGAGCGGCGTGAGAGCGGCTTCACCGCGTCGGTGCCGAATTCGGTGCTGACCAAGGCGCCGCTGATCCCCGGCCAGGTCGATACCAAGGGCCAGACCTTCCACGCCGAGGGCGATTACGAGGCGTTCCTGCCGCGCGCGAATATCCTGTACAAGGCGACCGACTGGGCGAACCTGTACCTGACCTATTCGCGCGGCCGCCGCTCGCCGGTGGTCAACCTCGATGCCGGCCCCGGTGGCGTCGCCCGGATCAACAACATCGACCAGGAAAAGGTCACCAACTACGAAGGCGGCATCAAGGTCGCCTACGGCAA harbors:
- a CDS encoding pyridoxamine 5'-phosphate oxidase family protein — its product is MKFFDQLDAKLRAFVEKQPVFFVATAAPDARINLSPKGMDSFRVLGPNRVAYLDWGGSGNETNAHLLEDGRITLMFCAFDRSALIVRLYGRGRAVLPQDADWADLAGLFTIETGVRQIFDITVDSIQSSCGYAVPLMTFDRERQTLRKHYATTTPAENLAKWETRTRSIDGLPTRPPSEVPA
- a CDS encoding zinc-finger domain-containing protein, with product MDTIPPPEVFYTTSTRVACDGNEAGGPNGHPLVYLQMGPSGFADCGYCDRRFILTGGPADLR
- a CDS encoding Crp/Fnr family transcriptional regulator; the encoded protein is MSIPPDQSRVRNLLLRTMSPGDFALLAPHLTTVDLPAKKPLSEPNVDIATNWFFETAIASVVAMSPDGHQSESGFIGRCGFVDIATLLGSTAATIQCYIQVAGTGFSIPTLVLQQAIAASPTLNQLLLRYVQAFIVQVAHTALSNAAHSVEERLARWLLMCFDRIDGDEVALTHEFLSLMLNVRRSGVTEALASLSGAGLIATRRGFVTLRDLGGLRDLASDSYGAPEEAYEKLIGATLSRPAKVAGRSAADL
- a CDS encoding P-II family nitrogen regulator — protein: MKLVIAIIKPFKLDEVREALTAAGVQGMTVSEVKGFGRQKGQTEIYRGAEYTTNMVPKIKIEVVVTDEQVASVVETIQQTAHTGSIGDGKIFVADIASAVRIRTGETNETAL
- a CDS encoding TonB-dependent receptor, with amino-acid sequence MKYHLLATVAMLAAPVLTASAFAAETPAAPVDTAASASADAGDIGSDIVVTAQKRAEKISNVPITITAYSGSKLREIGVTQFDQLSAYVPGLNVQEQSPNNPGFVIRGITSDSGSSQGSPAVTIYLNGVDVSRSRGSYFDLYDLERVEVVKGPQATLFGTAAAIGAVSVITNKPTSEFGGELRAAYGNYNQRKVDGFINTGGDVLSARLAFAVKLRDGIVPNIAGSANSQTPNGPKKDALNGQGQYGARASVRYHKGDLLIDAVATYDGQRAPGTAFKSGTYAPTNGTTSPFSYAEVAGSPVSAAVLGYDEPHLTRNVYDGNITAKYTPDGPFSFTQIVGYRKFDSNEVFDADGSQAWYLEFAEDEHGEQVSSESRINYDTAKFRGFAGFTFFHETVSQRVPFSTEEGTYLQCAANVIKGLGCVSPTGVVTASQATSILTGGKATVIPYTSTFENFGKSDTYSAFADGTYIPIPQLELTLGARLLIERRESGFTASVPNSVLTKAPLIPGQVDTKGQTFHAEGDYEAFLPRANILYKATDWANLYLTYSRGRRSPVVNLDAGPGGVARINNIDQEKVTNYEGGIKVAYGKVNASVGYYYEKYRNFQVSVVQPNGSSLTQSAGSATNQGVEAEIATSFGRMLSLFANGAYINAKVDNNPLYPTFSGNQFRLQPKVQASGGGTLTVPLTESFELFATPTVTYRSHIFFEIPNKSNIAQGPVTLVNLRAGIQNPRAKWQLTAYATNLLNRNYLIDAGNTGGAFGDPTFIRAQPRLFGIEGVYRF
- a CDS encoding SAM-dependent methyltransferase — translated: MSFIVEAIGRVEGGRIEAEDDAWDAVAATIILDPAKVGNDALTGLDAFSHVEIVYLFDQLPESAIVTGARRPRGNPDWPMVGILAQRGRNRPNRIAVSVCRIVAVDGLRLSVTGLDAIDGTPVLDVKPVLRGFIPRGDVREPAWAREIMADYW
- the tldD gene encoding metalloprotease TldD, producing the protein MTMPDPATIFYRDTDLDPVRTERLVAQALDGCDDGELYLQYANSESFSFDDGRLKAATFDTTQGFGLRGVSGETTGFAHANELSDAAIRRAADTVKVVRSGFGGTASLDRPPRTNRQLYTDSDPLSAIPFAAKVALLQQIDAAARARDPRVVQVSASLLGSWSVVEIVRADGLRARDVRPLVRLNVSIVVANGDRRETGFHGLGGRYLYDDLMKPETWNAAIDSALHQALVNLDAVDAPAGEMTVVLGPGWPGILLHEAIGHGLEGDFNRKGTSAFAGLIGQRVAAPGVTVVDDGAMDMRRGSLTIDDEGTPTERTVLIEDGILKGYMQDRLNARLMGVAPTGNGRRESYAHAPMPRMTNTFMLGGRDDPGEILSRAKSGIYAKSFGGGQVDITSGKFVFSCTEAYRIENGRIGAPIKGATLIGNGPDVLTRVKAIGNDLMLDEGVGTCGKAGQSVPAGVGQPTLLIEGLTVGGTAA
- a CDS encoding ammonium transporter; this encodes MKLSLKNLIAPGVAAVTAITLATPAWAAAALIKAPTALQQADMSNKGDTSWMLVSTLLVLMMSVPGLALFYGGLVRTKNMLSVLMQVFMIVSIVAVIWCCWGYSEAFTPGPTQFFGGLSKAMLMGVSSSTYAATFSNNVYIPEYAYVVFQMTFACITPALIVGAFAERVKFSSLMVFVVLWMTIVYFPIAHMVWYFAGPDFLPDAKTDAGFLFNMGALDFAGGTVVHINAGIAGLVGCIMIGKRLGYGKEATPPHSLTMTMIGASLLWVGWFGFNAGSNLEANGVTATAFINTFVATAAAAISWALVDQIVHGKPSMLGAASGAVAGLVAITPASGFAAPMTSIVLGFVVSPICFFFVSTVKSKFKYDDTLDVFGVHCIGGIVGALATAVVAAPMLGGQGTIDYTVFPYAAIKPEDYSIVSQLFIQVKAVVLTLLWSGIGSAILYFIIDKTMGLRPSEEAEREGLDITSHGERAYNY
- a CDS encoding patatin-like phospholipase family protein — protein: MKRALALGGGAGLGWAHIGVLRELTARGVTIDAIAGTSIGAIAAVCLAADRLGVLEDLARSTGGRQVMRYIDVDLRRGSLLGGRAVARELLRHFGHAELQDLFIPCAVVAADLITGHEVVMTRGSVVEAVRASIAIPGIFPPLRRSGQVLVDGGVVTPVPVRAVRALSTAPVIAINLQGDYLRRAEKGLPARLRILTPMRVGRAGISLLLAELARKSLLLDPPDLELALPVGHFHVRNFTKANELIDIGAAAVAEAWPEIVALDA
- a CDS encoding putative signal transducing protein gives rise to the protein MALVVVETLFDRMAGEIARARLETAGIEAVLFDGGIASVIGSGLSGVRLMVDEADEPAARALLDDLEAAAEASGAAVADDAAP
- a CDS encoding class I SAM-dependent methyltransferase; translation: MRATTYLIAAMLLGTTAATAHPEMAVKDAHRPAADVARDADRKPVEMLEFAKVDHGKKVVDFIAGKGYFTRLFAVAVKPGGSVVAIIPKQVADRDPATVANMQSIVAEPAYGDVTMVAGLLDPAVQGADVVWTAQNYHDLHNAAPEIVAGANKAVFAALKPGGYYVIIDHTAAAGAAPDVTKTLHRIDPAVVKAEVIAAGFVLDGESKALVNPADDHTKAVFDPSIRGHTDQFALRFRKP